A single window of Hylaeus volcanicus isolate JK05 chromosome 8, UHH_iyHylVolc1.0_haploid, whole genome shotgun sequence DNA harbors:
- the LOC128881295 gene encoding uncharacterized protein LOC128881295: MSGSKIVFRRADGTKETATELLHEFGTTDVAIGDVTAEVMITTLGKIPNEMYDLDETSPKMKYATPRIDLQSTSRYVQAMMSTDETINANGRSEGHSSVLVALLSALVVILFMCCITACLIARSKRRRNFFGKSDTECEPGCTGINQPLLDKISQSTNKTSNGSSRD; the protein is encoded by the exons ATGTCTGGTAGCAAAATAGTATTCCGCCGTGCCGATGGAACTAAAGAAACTGCTACGGAACTGCTGCATGAATTTGGTACTACGGATGTAGCAATTGGG GATGTTACAGCTGAAGTTATGATAACAACATTAGGTAAAATACCAAATGAAATGTATGATTTAGATGAAACAAGccctaaaatgaaatatgcaaCTCCAAGAATTGATTTACAATCTACATCAAGATACGTGCAAGCTATGATGTCTACAGATGAAACAATCAATGCTAATGGCAGATCCGAAGGACATTCTTCGGTTTTAGTTGCTTTATTAAGCGCGCTTGTggttatattatttatgtgcTGCATCACAGCGTGTCTTATAGCTAGatcaaaaagaagaaggaatttCTTTGGTAAATCTGACACAGAATGTGAACCAGGATGTACCGGTATAAATCAGCCACTGCTAGATAAAATATCCCAAAGTACTAATAAAACGAGTAACGGTTCGTCGAGAGATTAG
- the LOC128881293 gene encoding probable nucleoporin Nup54 — MSFGTGFGVTTSTPAPAFGFGSTASTAATPVKPGFGTPSFGFSTPVTSTPSLFGSSSTPATGAFGTGTGFGTPAATGFGSTATTGFGATPAFGTTPTSGFGTTPAFGTTPASTATGFGATSSFGSTPASTTGFGGFGTTTTSSLGFGGFSGFGTATTTSAPSFFGGFGTTSTPSAGFGTSTAFSGFGTKPTTTTTTTGFAGFGTGTGFGGFGIGLGQPQQQPQFQQQQQQQPTANTISEALYNAVFNCQLYNDERDNIIARWNLLQSLWGTGKAYYSMNAPAIDLTQENPLCRFKAIGYSRMPEADNNEGLVVLCFNKKKKDVKEGEVQLIGFINNILGNKPNLSLTVDNMKAVGEEKSQVTIFVTEKGITGAPRKIPANELVAYLSQPMQKQQLVQNGVEDILPLVKLDPTQLKEYLDNPPCSIDPRLWKQAQLDNPNPELYIPVPMIGFQQVKHRLKCQEEETTRHRNFLDLAAEEIQKLQRQHTAIQARLKEHRRTLLELQHRVLQVLVRQEITRKVGLSLQPEEEVLTRRFEAMHSQISAPTQFKGRISEMLSQLRMRSHVDPQNQERYAMDPIAQDDIKSYLTMEQHGMGQLIATINSDLESLKIIKDGMSNLLMSQNHIS, encoded by the exons ATGTCATTTGGCACAGGATTCGGAGTGACAACTTCGACGCCTGCACCTGCCTTTGGTTTTGGTTCTACGGCGTCTACGGCTGCAACACCAGTGAAACCAG GATTTGGAACACCATCTTTTGGATTTAGTACACCTGTAACTTCGACTCCGAGTCTGTTTGGTTCTTCTTCGACCCCTGCGACCGGGGCATTTGGCACCGGTACTGGATTCGGAACTCCGGCTGCTACCGGTTTCGGTAGCACTGCTACAACTGGTTTCGGCGCGACGCCTGCATTTGGTACGACTCCTACTAGCGGATTTGGAACCACTCCAGCCTTTGGTACCACGCCAGCTTCGACGGCAACTGGATTTGGTGCGACTTCAAGTTTTGGTAGCACGCCTGCTTCGACGACGGGTTTTGGTGGATTTGGGACTACCACGACATCTTCGTTAGGGTTTGGTGGGTTCAGCGGTTTTGGAACAGCGACGACTACGTCTGCACCCTCATTTTTTGGAGGATTTGGTACTACGAGTACACCATCCGCTGGTTTTGGTACATCCACTGCCTTTAGCGGGTTCGGAACAAAACCGACAACTACAACTACAACCACTGGTTTTGCTGGTTTTGGAACAG GTACAGGATTCGGTGGCTTTGGAATCGGGTTAGGGCAACCTCAACAGCAGCCGCAGTttcaacaacagcaacaacagcaaccAACTGCTAACACTATATCGGAAGCACTATATAATGCCGTTTTTAATTGTCAGTTGTATAACGACGAACGCGACAATATCATCGCCAGATGGAATCTTTTGCAATCTCTGTGGGGTACTGGAAAAGCTTACTATTCTATGAACGCACCAGCGATCGATCTTACTCAAGAAAACCCGCTATGTAGATTTAAGGCTATAGGGTATAGTCGTATGCCCGAAGCTGACAACAACGAAGGGCTCGTTGTActctgttttaataaaaagaaaaaagatgtGAAAGAGGGCGAGGTACAGTTGATcggttttataaataatattttgggGAATAAGCCCAACTTATCATTAACGGTGGACAATATGAAAGCAGTCGGAGAGGAGAAGAGTCAGGTGACCATCTTTGTTACCGAAAAGGGAATTACGGGAGCCCCAAGAAAAATTCCCGCTAACGAATTGGTCGCGTATTTATCGCAACCGATGCAGAAACAGCAATTGGTGCAAAATGGCGTGGAAGACATATTACCTTTAGTTAAACTAGATCCTACCCAGCTCAAAGAATATTTAGACAATCCACCGTGCTCCATCGATCCTAGATTATGGAAACAGGCTCAGTTGGATAATCCTAATCCGGAACTTTATATACCAGTACCGATGATTGGGTTCCAGCAAGTGAAACACAGATTAAAGTGCCAAGAGGAAGAAACGACCAGGCATAGAAATTTTCTGGACTTGGCGGCGGAAGAGATACAGAAATTGCAGAGACAACACACGGCGATACAAGCTAGGCTTAAAGAGCATAGAAGAACTTTGCTGGAACTCCAACACCGGGTATTGCAG GTATTGGTACGTCAGGAAATCACGCGGAAAGTTGGATTGTCTCTGCAACCGGAGGAAGAAGTTTTGACGCGCAGGTTCGAAGCTATGCATTCGCAAATCAGCGCGCCGACTCAATTCAAGGGTAGAATTAGCGAAATGCTTTCTCAGTTGAGAATGAGGAGTCATGTAGACCCTCAAAATCAGGAGAGATACGCGATGGACCCTATAGCGCAGGACGATATAAAATCG TACCTTACGATGGAGCAACACGGCATGGGACAGCTTATAGCAACGATAAATTCCGATttagaaagtttaaaaatcattaaagACGGCATGTCAAACCTTTTGATGAGTCAGAATCATATATCGTGA
- the LOC128881294 gene encoding zinc finger and BTB domain-containing protein 49-like isoform X2 → MPLTGIATGVKRRQLHNRRNWYQLVGRTDVPDANRASILTTGQRIEPRLYLQSATIWQNCGRWFTSLEQLAGHVARLHAAPGPRGLFYCGWEGCARGERGFNARYKMLVHVRTHTNEKPHHCFQCDKSFSRAENLKIHARSHTGERPYVCPVEGCNKAYSNSSDRFKHTRTHAVDKPYCCKVPGCPKRYTDPSSLRKHVKTYRHYVNNNDKVQEKSFDENNSQEKTRFDVTSPEKQSSSTHSESDKKDSSIESSISGSSPKISYSFEEQRNFVEWNNMYNLQEQCKEQDQIMPRKPYEQDAKIYTRIYDESYILPDKIQANPMYVTNNVIIGESQPIRSPQTSPRHVSDSLSSCIGQSTPIKTEEPVEHSSKVCTVDYRNIESIVNSTPCKKESNAMVCEQTRNSVIKRADDIKMEVEQTPIKEEVCSDANDCCCRRKCCVHSNDNILEKTKILSDLILKAQNPLFRHLLGTVDLQYGLQNVWGNIVDTNNSCGQDLRVKNENVVEMEQDLPLDLTVNK, encoded by the exons ATGCCGTTGACTGGAATAGCAACTGGTGTCAAGCGACGCCAATTGCACAATCGTCGGAATTGGTATCAATTGGTCGGTCGAACGGACGTTCCTGACGCAAATCGTGCGTCGATACTAACAACCGGACAGCGCATCGAGCCCAGGCTGTATTTGCAGTCAGCTACTat ATGGCAAAATTGTGGTCGATGGTTCACGTCCTTGGAACAACTGGCAGGACACGTCGCGCGACTCCATGCCGCGCCGGGACCACGAGGACTCTTTTATTGTGGATGGGAAGGATGCGCGAGAGGTGAACGAGGTTTCAATGCCAG ATACAAGATGCTGGTCCACGTCCGAACGCACACGAACGAGAAACCGCACCACTGTTTCCAATGCGACAAAAGTTTCAGCCGAGCGGAGAACCTGAAAATCCACGCTCGTTCTCATACTGGCGAACGGCCGTACGTCTGTCCCGTTGAAGGTTGCAACAAGGCTTATTCCAACTCCTCGGACAGGTTCAAGCACACCAGGACCCACGCCGTGGACAAACCGTATTGTTGCAAGGTCCCGGGTTGCCCGAAGAGGTACACGGATCCCTCGTCGTTGCGCAAGCACGTTAAAACGTACAGACACTACGTGAACAATAACGACAAAGTTCAGGAGAAGAGTTTCGACGAGAACAATTCCCAGGAGAAGACGAGGTTCGATGTCACCTCGCCGGAGAAACAGAGCAGCAGCACTCATTCCGAATCGGATAAGAAGGACAGCAGCATCGAGAGCAGCATATCGGGGTCGAGCCCAAAGATCAGCTACAGTTTCGAAGAGCAAAGAAACTTCGTCGAATGGAACAACATGTATAATTTGCAAGAACAATGCAAAGAACAGGATCAAATCATGCCGAGGAAACCATACGAGCAGGACGCGAAGATCTATACGAGGATCTACGATGAGAGCTACATATTACCTGATAAGATTCAAGCGAATCCTATGTACGTTACCAATAACGTGATCATCGGCGAGAGTCAACCGATTAGATCGCCTCAAACCAGTCCTCGTCATGTTTCCGACTCTTTGTCGTCTTGCATTGGACAATCGACGCCTATAAAGACCGAGGAGCCCGTCGAACACTCGAGTAAAGTTTGTACCGTCGACTACAGGAACATCGAGTCGATCGTCAACAGCACGCCCTGCAAGAAGGAGAGCAACGCGATGGTCTGCGAGCAGACGAGGAATTCTGTGATAAAACGAGCGGACGATATCAAGATGGAGGTCGAGCAAACACCTATCAAAGAGGAGGTCTGTAGCGATGCAAACGATTGTTGCTGTCGTCGCAAGTGTTGCGTGCACAGCAACGACAACATCCTCGAGAAGACGAAGATCCTCTCGGACCTGATCCTCAAGGCGCAAAATCCTCTCTTCAGACACCTGCTAGGCACGGTAGATCTGCAATACGGGCTGCAAAACGTATGGGGCAACATCGTGGACACGAACAACAGCTGCGGACAAGATCTtcgggtaaaaaatgagaatgtCGTCGAAATGGAGCAAGATCTTCCCCTGGATCTGACGGTCAATAAGTAA
- the LOC128881294 gene encoding RE1-silencing transcription factor-like isoform X1, whose translation MIVHVPGRMPNHVGPYGAARYPGTLLGAVPGFYSPISGYSTSPNSNYYGSLSLRQQPTLDLPVWPRRMPVEEELGTTSPSAALPGLAVIPGGLANGGPPSPAHSDSDASSSSLELGSIRRGENAQLKCRWQNCGRWFTSLEQLAGHVARLHAAPGPRGLFYCGWEGCARGERGFNARYKMLVHVRTHTNEKPHHCFQCDKSFSRAENLKIHARSHTGERPYVCPVEGCNKAYSNSSDRFKHTRTHAVDKPYCCKVPGCPKRYTDPSSLRKHVKTYRHYVNNNDKVQEKSFDENNSQEKTRFDVTSPEKQSSSTHSESDKKDSSIESSISGSSPKISYSFEEQRNFVEWNNMYNLQEQCKEQDQIMPRKPYEQDAKIYTRIYDESYILPDKIQANPMYVTNNVIIGESQPIRSPQTSPRHVSDSLSSCIGQSTPIKTEEPVEHSSKVCTVDYRNIESIVNSTPCKKESNAMVCEQTRNSVIKRADDIKMEVEQTPIKEEVCSDANDCCCRRKCCVHSNDNILEKTKILSDLILKAQNPLFRHLLGTVDLQYGLQNVWGNIVDTNNSCGQDLRVKNENVVEMEQDLPLDLTVNK comes from the exons ATGATCGTTCACGTTCCGGGTAGAATGCCAAACCACGTTGGTCCGTACGGCGCCGCTCGTTACCCGGGCACCCTGCTAGGAGCGGTCCCGGGTTTTTACAGCCCGATTTCCGGTTATTCGACCAGCCCGAACTCCAACTACTACGGGAGTCTCAGCCTTCGTCAACAGCCGACGCTGGACCTTCCGGTTTGGCCGCGAAGGATGCCGGTCGAGGAGGAACTCGGAACAACATCTCCGTCGGCCGCGTTGCCAGGACTAGCCGTCATCCCTGGCGGCCTGGCGAACGGTGGTCCACCTAGTCCTGCGCACAGCGACTCCGACGCCTCCAGTTCCAGCTTGGAACTCGGCTCCATTCGACGCGGGGAGAACGCCCAACTAAAATGCAG ATGGCAAAATTGTGGTCGATGGTTCACGTCCTTGGAACAACTGGCAGGACACGTCGCGCGACTCCATGCCGCGCCGGGACCACGAGGACTCTTTTATTGTGGATGGGAAGGATGCGCGAGAGGTGAACGAGGTTTCAATGCCAG ATACAAGATGCTGGTCCACGTCCGAACGCACACGAACGAGAAACCGCACCACTGTTTCCAATGCGACAAAAGTTTCAGCCGAGCGGAGAACCTGAAAATCCACGCTCGTTCTCATACTGGCGAACGGCCGTACGTCTGTCCCGTTGAAGGTTGCAACAAGGCTTATTCCAACTCCTCGGACAGGTTCAAGCACACCAGGACCCACGCCGTGGACAAACCGTATTGTTGCAAGGTCCCGGGTTGCCCGAAGAGGTACACGGATCCCTCGTCGTTGCGCAAGCACGTTAAAACGTACAGACACTACGTGAACAATAACGACAAAGTTCAGGAGAAGAGTTTCGACGAGAACAATTCCCAGGAGAAGACGAGGTTCGATGTCACCTCGCCGGAGAAACAGAGCAGCAGCACTCATTCCGAATCGGATAAGAAGGACAGCAGCATCGAGAGCAGCATATCGGGGTCGAGCCCAAAGATCAGCTACAGTTTCGAAGAGCAAAGAAACTTCGTCGAATGGAACAACATGTATAATTTGCAAGAACAATGCAAAGAACAGGATCAAATCATGCCGAGGAAACCATACGAGCAGGACGCGAAGATCTATACGAGGATCTACGATGAGAGCTACATATTACCTGATAAGATTCAAGCGAATCCTATGTACGTTACCAATAACGTGATCATCGGCGAGAGTCAACCGATTAGATCGCCTCAAACCAGTCCTCGTCATGTTTCCGACTCTTTGTCGTCTTGCATTGGACAATCGACGCCTATAAAGACCGAGGAGCCCGTCGAACACTCGAGTAAAGTTTGTACCGTCGACTACAGGAACATCGAGTCGATCGTCAACAGCACGCCCTGCAAGAAGGAGAGCAACGCGATGGTCTGCGAGCAGACGAGGAATTCTGTGATAAAACGAGCGGACGATATCAAGATGGAGGTCGAGCAAACACCTATCAAAGAGGAGGTCTGTAGCGATGCAAACGATTGTTGCTGTCGTCGCAAGTGTTGCGTGCACAGCAACGACAACATCCTCGAGAAGACGAAGATCCTCTCGGACCTGATCCTCAAGGCGCAAAATCCTCTCTTCAGACACCTGCTAGGCACGGTAGATCTGCAATACGGGCTGCAAAACGTATGGGGCAACATCGTGGACACGAACAACAGCTGCGGACAAGATCTtcgggtaaaaaatgagaatgtCGTCGAAATGGAGCAAGATCTTCCCCTGGATCTGACGGTCAATAAGTAA